The genomic segment tcaaaagcagcagaaaggtccGGAAGGATGACAACGGAAGAGAGTGAGGTTTTTCTAGCGGTGTGAAGTTGCTCAGTGACAGCAAGGAGCGCAGTTTCTGTTGAGTGGCCAGCCTTGAAGCCAGACTGGTGGGGATCAAGAAGGTTGTTCTGGTGGAGGTAGGTAGAGAGTTGATTATAAATGGCACGCTCAAGAGTTTTGAATAGAAATGGAAGAAGGGAGATGGGTCTATAGTTATTTACCTCAGAGGAGTcgagtgttgtttttttgagtaGCGGGGTCACTCTTGCCTCTTTGAGGGCATCGGGGAAACAGCGAGTTGACAAGGATATGTTATTGAGATGGGTGAGGAAAGGAAGATGGTCAGGAGCAATAGACTGGAGAAGGTGAGAAGGGATAGGATCAAGGGGGCAGGTGGTTGGGCGGGCAGAGGTAACCAAAGTAAGAATTTGATTTGGAGATAGAGGGGTGAAAGAGGAAAGAGTACTGGATGTGATGGATGGTAAGGTGATTTCAGGAGGTGTGGTGGAGAATGAAGAGCCTATGTCATCTAACTTTTTTACAAAGTAGTTGCCAAAGTGGgttgggaggagggaggagggaggaggaggactggGGGAAATCTAGAAAGTTAGAGAAGATAGAAAAAAGCTTTTTGGGGTTCGAGAAAGAGGATTCAATTTTGGTTTGATAAAAGGCGTTTTTTGCTGCAGAAATAGAGGCAGCGACGGAGGAAAGAAGAGACTAATAGGTAAGCAGATCATCTGGGTGTTTAGATTTCCGCCATTTCCTTTCCGCTGCCCGTATCGTTGATCTTTCAGCACGCACTGAGTCAGATAACCATGGAGCTGGGGAGGACTTGAAAGCCTTCCGTGAAGTAAGAGGGCAGAGAGTCAAGAGAGGAGGCTAGAGTAGAGAGGAGAGTGTCTGTGGCAGGTTTGATTAAGAAAGAGTCAGATGGAGGGAGGGTTGATAAAGTACATTCCGCCAGAGAAAAAGGAGAATGAATATTACGGTGGACAGGTATGGTGTCTCTTGAGATATGGTTGTGAGCTTGGGAGAGTAGGAGAGAGTAAGAGATGAAGAAATGGTCTGAGGTATGGAGTGGAGTAATAGTGAGGTTGGATGTAGAGCAATTTCTGGTGAATATGAGATCTAGGTGGTTGCCAGCTTTGTGAGTGGGTGGtgaaggagagagtgagagggcaaaagaagagagaaggtGTAAAAAGGCAGCTGACTTCTCTGTCTGGAAGTTGAAGTCGCCCAGAAGTACCAGTGGAGGGCCAGTTTCAGGGATGTTTGAAAGAAGGACATCCAGCTCCTCCAAAAACTCTCCCAGAGGACCTGGTGGGCGGTAGATAACAATGATGACTAGTTGTACTGGATGCGTTATGGTAACAGCATGAAGTTCAAAAGAGAGTGGAGTGAACTGTGGCAGTGGGTAGAGAGAAAATCTCCACTTGGGGTTAATGAGGAGGCCTGTCCCTCCACCTCTCCCAGTGGGTCTGGGCGAGTGGGTGAAAGAGTGGGCGGAAGAGAGAGCAGCATGGGTGGATGTGTCGGTTGGTATAATCCAGGTCTCAGTGAGGGCAAGGAAGTCAAGAGATTTTAGGCTGGCAAAGCCAGAGATGAACTCAGTCTTGTGAGTGGCAGACTGGCAGTTCAACAGGCCACCTGCAACAaggtgttgagtgtgtgtggaaCAGGTGGGATAGGTAAGAGAGGTGGGGTTGCGGAAATGTTGCAAGCTAATGCGTGGTTCATAGTATCTCGTAGAGGAAACACGGACAGGAATGGAGAAGCAGCACATTTCCAGATAAAGACACCGAGCAGTGTAAGTGAGATATGAGATATCAAGCCCACTTAACGTCCTACTTAGCCTCCTTTGTCTTTGTCCTCCGAGTCTTCGTCCGATGAGACTGCTGCTTCACGCAAATGCCAATATTAAATACAAAGAGGTGATTGGTGTTGGCTACAGGTGGGGAGGCCACACCCTGGCTAATCAGTCAAAGCACCTGATAGTCGTTAACCTCCACTCCCCAACTTCACACTAAATTAGTAAAGTAGAAGAAGCAGCAAAAACCCAAATAAAGTAAGTACTTAACTTAATAGCTAGCTGTCCAGTAGTGAGTTCCCTCAGCAGTCaaatgcagcattacgcacgggttcaccgcagtatttatatgtttacaacaatttgtgattgttaacaccttgccaaaatcacatcATTAACTAGTAGTatatcccccaccccgagatacaatctGAAGACCaaagaaagtgtaataggcaaacttcatgcaggtttttatcatgaacagtattaaagtccGGACTGATAAAGAGAacattaagggtaacgattgcgCAAGAGCGAGAGAACGGCTtaatgatatatgcacagtattaaagacatatatttagttatttaggctacactgtattctgccgttatctaatgctagggtatttaaatgttatcatgtattccatgcagtcgggccatcccctcctccttccctccggAGCGGAAAATGTGATGGTGAGACAGCgctgattaaacattaagaacaaattattatttaagatttgagttggaggtgtttatagAACAactatcactcagtacaagtgcAAATaccactgctggatttaatcttcatgataacgtGGATAATAtggtgtgaaaaaatgtgcgtgaggcatcaatacctGAAAATATTAAAGGTAATCGTTATTCccttttactttctgcagtctgacttcagttcaccatgTCACCAtttgcgtcgccaattcctattttgtctccaaaatgtgcggacgcatgggtcagagtttgcgtggaggaccgcgcATTCTCccgtcaacttttttttttataaatcacaatctTTGTGTGGGAAGTGgtgtacgcacattttcagccccgttttgtgtgtacgccacgtttataaatgtgACCCCTGATGAGGATTAATCCCCTAAGAAAATAGtccttaaaaaataaagtcattatTTCCTTATGTTTGTTTGATAGAAAGTGAGCAGCTGAACTGTTCTGTGTTCTCCTCTAATGGATGTTTCTAGTGATGAAGACATAGAAGAGCAGCCGTACCTTTCTTCCTGTTTGATTTCTTGTCTTTGATCACTATTTGTCCGTAAGAGACGTCTTCTGTTCTCACTCCAGAGTAGATTGCAGCAGGATCGCTCTCTGGAAAAGAAATGACTTgattatttaacttttactacTATCAATAATACTATTTTCCATAGTATTGGAAAATGACATAATAGTTAATACATGGGGTTCCACCATCCATTCCGACATACCTCCACTCCGACATTGATGTCTAATTGTCGGAGTGGCGGCACTTCCATTGTTTTCAAACGCCCTACCACTCCGACAATTTTTGTTTccattagggttagggttaggtgttcGGGTTAGGGAATAGCAGCATGTCGGAATAGACGCATGTCGGAGTGGCGGCATGTCGGACTGGCAGCATGTAACCGATATATGTCGTTGACATCATACTGTTAttgatgtgtctgtgtttgttacTGTGCTGCTGCTCTTGGGAGCTCTCCGCAGCGCTGTTCATTGGAAAAGGCAGCCACCGGTATACTGTAACGTTAGTTTTAGTAAAATGTCCCCAATTTCACCAATATGAAGGATATTACTCCAGATATTCCTGCTCCTACGTCATCTCCTTTAGTTATTTATTAGTCTTGCATCGCCAGAGTTACACAGCGTTGTTTTTGCTACGGAGAAAACTGGCAAACTCAACTCAGCCGCTGTGAAATGGCTTCATTTCCTATAAATTCTTTACAACAAAAGACCCCTCCCcccgttattttttttatttaaatgcttttattatgaaatggcaaaatctgaaaatgtcaggtcttcatcagcagtaacATAACACACGACTCCTGCAAGCGAACGTTTGtcggcacacagacagactgtagGCAGCACTTTCTTAAAGTATCTAATGTATGATTTAGTTGATGAGTAGGAGACTAACAACTGACATTAAtcaacacatgctcacacacaaccAGCCTGTATGCAAAAAGAAACAGGGCCGTACACAGACATTTTGGGGGGCGGGGGCTTAAGTGAAATTAAGAGCaaatgattaataaataattatatatgtatctaaccctaacccttttttaaacaaaatggtAAATATATTAACACAACTCAAAGCTCCTTACCAATGTCTTTTAATTCCCTCTACACTCCCAACTGTTTAATACTCAACACATTACTACATAATAACCCGTTCACACAGGGACCATGGGCTTTAGTATTCACTAGGTTAATCACACACACCTAGAGCTGTCTAGTAGTGACCAGGGGTCTcttttataaacgtggcgtacgcacaaaacagGGCTTAAATGtacgtacgccacttcccaagcaaaggttgtgatttataaaaaacaaacttgacggtcctccacgcaaactttGACCCATGTGTATGCatattttggagacaatgggaatggGCGATGCAGacggtgaggtggtgaactgaagtcagaatgcagaaagtaaatgtgggaagaacaattactcgtaatatttttgAGAAtttcttcactccatatcatcgcATTATCATGAAGATctaatccagcagtgttatttgcgcttctACTGAGttataattgttccataaacaccttgtaaaatccaactcaaatcttaaatgaaAATCcattcttaatatttaatcgtCTCAGCGTCACAGAGTCCGCTACGGCGCACAGGAGCAGGAGATGGCcagactgcatggaatacaggatagcatcaaataccctagcattagataac from the Sander vitreus isolate 19-12246 unplaced genomic scaffold, sanVit1 ctg416_0, whole genome shotgun sequence genome contains:
- the LOC144514028 gene encoding uncharacterized protein LOC144514028 isoform X2 gives rise to the protein MNSAAESSQEQQHSNKHRHINNKSDPAAIYSGVRTEDVSYGQIVIKDKKSNRKKESDPAAIYSGVKTEDVSYGQIAIKDKKSNRKREPPAEPEVLYSSLR